The Xyrauchen texanus isolate HMW12.3.18 unplaced genomic scaffold, RBS_HiC_50CHRs HiC_scaffold_244, whole genome shotgun sequence region TCCTGCACCTTGAGGTGAGCAACCTGAGATGGATCATTTTTTGTGCTGCTCTTCACCTCAACCAGGCCAAAAGGAGGCGACTCTGAAGGGTCATACACCCGACCGTCTGGACTGGCCCCGAGATGTGGTGCGTCAGGGTGAATGACGAATCCTGCTGGTAGCACATTAACTTGCATCAGTTCAGCATAGTTTGCCAGCACTTCAGGCTCCACCAGCAGACCACGCTTCATTGGAGCTGTTTGCTTTGTGCAGCCTCTGATCATCTGAATAGCTGCAGACTCCTGCTCTTCACGACACGCCTTACAACAACAATCATCCCAAAAACGACTGGCAGTCAGCCTTGGTCGCCGTAGCTGTGTCCACGCAGGACatttggactgctgctgagtttCTTTTGCTATCTCGCTGGACAGCTGCGGTGACACTTCAAGAGACTGGAGATGCATTAACTGATGTAATGTCGGCACGAAATGCAACCTGGGAAAAGTGTGCTGCATCAGAGGAAGAGACGGAAATTCTGGAGCCATGTGGTGTAGGATGAGGTCGCTGGACTTCTTGGGTGGACAGTGATAGGACATGGGTGATCCACGAGGGACAGAACCAAATTTAGATGGCGTCAGCTCCATCTCAGAAACCCCATCCAATATAACAGCCATGAGAGGCTGGGGCTGCACCTGGCTTAATTTGCTTCCAGATGCCATCATATATGGATCTGGCAGTGGTCCTAGACAAAAGAGCAAAGAGATACACAAGATTATTGGTCACACAAAAGAAAAGTTAGACATGAGTGCTTAacttcacttacattttatttattgtatctgCGGTAACCATAATGGTGTTagtcataacaaaaaaaaaaacttaacttaCAAAGCAACAATCAAACAGTTAACAAATTAATCACCTGTATATGCCTTGTACAATGTGGACCTCAGACCATTCTGACCCACTGTTTTGGGCTTTTGCACCACCAGCTCACTAACAGGTTCAGGATGGATTcccttaaaaaaaagtaaaagacaaAAAGCAGTTACAGTCtgtagtagggctgcacgatattgaAGAAAAATGCATTATGCGATAACTCAATAAATAATGCGATATTCGATATGCGATACGATAATGCTTaaagtgtgtaaaataaacttaaattatctttaaaattatATAACCTACATACGtgtttcacattctttttgtggCAAGAAAACATCCCTATAGCTTCTGCAAGTGAACAGCAGTGTTTTACTGGCGCATAAGAAGTGTTATTTTAACATCAGTGTAAACAACTGGGTTTAGGGTTTCAAGAAGGCCTACATTAGGTTTATTTAACAAAAGAAACTGaataatcaaatgtaaaaataaaacgcTGCTAGTTTTCACTGTATGAATTAAATATACAGTGTACTGATTCCTATTAAAGCTACAAAAGTTATTCAGCCAAGAgcagtgtgattttctctttgtcttttgttCATGACCACAGTTATTGCAAGCCGGTGCGATATGCATATGCGATATATACATTTGtgatatttcaataatttttatatattgtgcagccctagtcagTAGTCACTACTGGGggtgtttttataataatttacagtTGTTTAGATACGCATCGGTTCTTAAATCATAATGACATGTTTATCACAAACCCACCTGTGTTCTTGGTCTGTGCCATCTTTGCAAGCCACTTGTGCAGGCAAGGGGGGGTGGAACAGCCTGCAGACCCAGCTGTGAATAATGAGCGGTctggtacaggatggcaactATGTGATTGCAGAATCCTTTACCAGCCGCACAACTGCAGGTGAACGCTTTCAGGTTGGCACTTTCTGCCTCCAGTGATATCTAGacacaataacaaattaaataggTTACACTGAAGTCATACTTGCGCTGTTACATCAATGTTCATAATAACATGATACTATAACTTTCAGTAAAGAAATAGTAAGTGAAGAAAGTGCCGCAACCGCAGCAAGAAGAGTGAACACGCCTGAACGGGCAACTTTTTGAACTTTTGCCAGCCGGCATTCTGTCTATAGGTCAAACCTCTAGTTTGTGAGGCTCCTCGCTCTTCCTCATTGACCTGAAGCATCTACCTCACTACAACCTGTCCCTGGAGTATATTTGATACTATATAACCGCATGCAACAAGAAAATATTACGTGTTATCTCAAATACACAACTTTACTTCGTAATGTTAACGTTGTCACAACACAATGTCAGTAACATTTACCTAGTACAGCTTCACCAAATTACTGGTTGTTATGTTATCTCATACCCTCTCACTTAAACATACACACGACATATTCACTGCGATGTGTTATACCTTATATTACAAATTCACAACACCTAAGATTTACCATTAAGTTACTTACTTTACAGTTAACGTTAACAGAGTAACCGGTGATATGGTTAAAGCTAGCTATAGCAATTTCTTGATTTCTTACCTTGGTAATTGTGGATAAACTCTTCGTGGAAGAATTTATATCCCTTGTCCAGTTTGTTCCCTTTAGTGGACGAATGTATCTCCACACTCTTCACCACATCGGCACTGGTGAACTTCGGAAGACAAGTCAGGCTAGTCGAAAACACTCTAACGGTAGCTGCTATTTCTCCGTCAACAAAGCTTACACCGGAAATGGGTTTAAACTTCCTCGACGTATTTCCTGTTTTTGCGTAAATGGTctattgatatggctccggccctgtgtccacagacaattcaccctcctccacttcaggtgaaggtgggggagaaaagtcctcgacttcaaaagaccgctccgtggcaaagctacttgcgtcactccagtcactcttcattttagagtctgacatcagctgtcaattaatccgtcactacgggtctcaggtgcacgctcCCCTGCACAGCCCCGCCCTCGGTtagtcccctctatccccgctggggtctgcccacttttccagcatttttcaaatattgctagtgggtggagtcagactctgagcaggggtttagttaccctttaaataagACATTTCTTATTTAAGTCATttctgactctagaggttttaaaaagggggggtcttaccctatgaagaggtcctagcatggatgcctcttagagggcaacCCGCCCACCAAgacgtggcaaaccgaagtggaagccacatagaacccagcagtggtgaggcaagtgcccgctgacagttctttccactgaaaatccagaactgaagcaaactggcagttagctggttctgtaattgaacttattagaaggaaacgcatgcaggcgcatttgtgccatgtatgcgccaccacgatcagcacccccgaggggggggggactgggtgactcggggaaaagtagaggagacattgcgctatcaacagaggcgaagaggtcctcttctgccctgtaaaatctacctagatcagttccaagggagggagccctagcacttgcaatggtctcgataacttcaggagaaagccctgtgaacctcagttggtaccctacaggggccaagcatgaaaggtttcacaattcgggccggggatgaatatgtcccctgagcctgataaagaaggtcctacctgttcggaatcgcccaaggcgagccgtcgaggagagatattaactccgagaaccatatcctgttcagccagcgcagcgccattaataggaggcaagacccttgctggtgaacattgccaagactcccgggagcagagaaaccggggaaagaaacgcatacagacgcattctgggtccaaggggggctgggtgatttcagggagaagtagaggagacattgcgctattcatagaggcgaagaggtcctcttctgccctaagatctcacccaaacttgttccaagtggaaaaaccccggcatttaaaaaggtctcgataacctcaggagagagccctgtgttcctcagttggtacccttaggggccaaacatgaaagattccacaatttggggcagggaagaaatattgccctgtgcctgagacagaagatccttcctgtttggcatcaccaaaggcgagccgtcgagggaagagattagctccgagaaccaagccctgttcggccagcgtggtgctatcagtaggaggcaaaaacccttgctggcgaactctggacaactactaccttagggtggagttcttaactcccccgttggtattttctgtctggaccgtaaatctgctctcatatacgggcatccaggaatataactgacctgagtgacaggagcttgccctgggccctaaggagaacccaacgtgtcagaaatacagttgacaagaacgtgggtctccttgatgatttatgtaagaggctaccgctgcattgtccacccgcaccaagacatggcagcctcaggaggaggtatttcagggccagaaatacagccatcaacccgatacagtgactgtgacaaccgagctgacgaccctcctatccccttaagctggacgaccacttaaggccgctaccccgcccatcagggaggcgtctgtcgttagcagcctgcgacaacaagacgcacctagagtgggacccaaggcagaaaaccggggtctgaaacacatagaaagggaacgaagcctgaggcgcgtaaccctatttagcctaggggttttggcccttggaagaatcccctggcttttggccacaacaaaacggtgtcatgagcagaaggtccagagggatcactgtggacgcattcgccctgagacctggaaatcattgatactgataacagtgcaaccttgacctagcctgactttgctcagggtgatctaaatggactcaatcctagcgggagacagttgtgcccgcattaagattgaactccatacgatgccccgatagacagtgttctgagtgggagacaggacgcttttcttggcgttgagcctcaaccccagagaaacagatgagctaaggcgatgtccctgtgctgaactgccagttcctggaactgtgctaggatcagccagtcatctacataattcagaatgcagatgccccggagtcgcaaggagccagcgctacatcatgcat contains the following coding sequences:
- the LOC127641951 gene encoding uncharacterized protein LOC127641951, which translates into the protein FVDGEIAATVRVFSTSLTCLPKFTSADVVKSVEIHSSTKGNKLDKGYKFFHEEFIHNYQVAILYQTAHYSQLGLQAVPPPLACTSGLQRWHRPRTQGIHPEPVSELVVQKPKTVGQNGLRSTLYKAYTGPLPDPYMMASGSKLSQVQPQPLMAVILDGVSEMELTPSKFGSVPRGSPMSYHCPPKKSSDLILHHMAPEFPSLPLMQHTFPRLHFVPTLHQLMHLQSLEVSPQLSSEIAKETQQQSKCPAWTQLRRPRLTASRFWDDCCCKACREEQESAAIQMIRGCTKQTAPMKRGLLVEPEVLANYAELMQVNVLPAGFVIHPDAPHLGASPDGRVYDPSESPPFGLVEVKSSTKNDPSQVAHLKVQEGHASLKR